TAAAATGCGAGGAGAGAGGCGGGTTTCTCCCTGCCTGCGCTCATGACATCAAGAATTTCAATGTTTTTTGAAGCGCATTCATTTTTTCGAGAGTGGTTATGATTGAATTCAACAAGACACACGGGTTTTCTAAACTGCTGAACGCAAGGCAGGGTTTTTCTCTTGTAGAGATGCTGGTAGTGCTCGTAATTGTCGGCATTCTTGCCGTACAGGTTGTCATTAGTTTCACTTCACCTGTCGTGCCGTTAAAAGGAGATGCCTTTGACTTACGGAGCAATATGAACATGGCCCGAGGGGAGGCAGTTAAGCGAAACGAACAGGTTTTGGTTGAATTTTTTAATAACACAGATATTCCTCTCGTTGGTGATGGAAATGACGATGGTTACATGATTTGTCTTGATAGTTTATCGACGAATACCTGCATAGA
The nucleotide sequence above comes from Pseudomonadota bacterium. Encoded proteins:
- a CDS encoding prepilin-type N-terminal cleavage/methylation domain-containing protein, with product MIEFNKTHGFSKLLNARQGFSLVEMLVVLVIVGILAVQVVISFTSPVVPLKGDAFDLRSNMNMARGEAVKRNEQVLVEFFNNTDIPLVGDGNDDGYMICLDSLSTNTCIDEPAANIIKSVVFNDIVQFYGTLASGGPPFDGAGNNPPGGALGDGVSFVGNAFLMRSNGTTNQDGAVYLYVPDADPTKMRVAPFTV